The Bartonella bovis 91-4 sequence CAGGCAAATCACCCCCAGCTTTCTGGATCAAAGAAACAGCCAAACCTTGACCATCCTCCAACAGTGCTTTCAAAAAGTGCTCAGGCATAAATTGCTGATGATCAGAAGCAAGAGCACTGCCTTGTGCTGTTTGTAAAAACATTTGCAGCTGTTCACTATATTTATCCACGTTCATTGTTTTTCCTTCTCTTGCACTCTTACATGTCCATCCTTAAAGACATCGCTTCAAAGGATCCTCTCAAAAATTACACTCGAATTGTTCATACGACATAATAAACAATCACCCGCTGTAACAAATGAATACACTGTAACCAAACTGTCACACCTTAGAATATGGGTTCTCACAATAATCATGGCAAGAGGGAAACGTACTAATCATGGCAAAAGGCAAGCAAATAATAAGTATAACAAAAAGAGGATAAGCAACAACATTATTTAAAAGCATAATAATGTGTATAAAAATGCACCTTTTCTCAAGTTTTCTTTTATTCTACCACGCTTTTTTACGCTACTTTTATTTTATTCAATTATTTTACTCTATTTTCATGCTATTCCATTTTTACTCTAAGCTATTTTTACTCTAATCCATCACTTATTCCACTATAGTGGATGTACATTCTCCTCCATTAACAATGTAACTTTTGCCAATCTTTTATTCTTCCTCACCTGCTTTACCTGTATTATTCTTCTTCATCTGTATTGTGTGGTGGTGGTGGTAAAATATAAGCACCTGAAAGCCACCGATTTAAATCAATTGCTCGGCACCGTGAGGAACAGAAAGGATAAGAATCCTGCTGTGACATTTTTCCGCATTCTGGACAAGGGCGCGATGGACGC is a genomic window containing:
- the yacG gene encoding DNA gyrase inhibitor YacG, which produces MHKKGETMQEQSTPRRPSRPCPECGKMSQQDSYPFCSSRCRAIDLNRWLSGAYILPPPPHNTDEEE